The following coding sequences lie in one Notolabrus celidotus isolate fNotCel1 chromosome 6, fNotCel1.pri, whole genome shotgun sequence genomic window:
- the ldha gene encoding L-lactate dehydrogenase A chain has product MSTKEKLISHVMKEEPVGSRNKVTVVGVGMVGMASAISVLLKDLCDELALVDVMEDKLKGEVMDLQHGSLFLKTHKIVADKDYSVTANSKVVVVTAGARQQEGESRLNLVQRNVNIFKFIIPNIVKYSPNCILLVVSNPVDILTYVAWKLSGFPRHRVIGSGTNLDSARFRHLMGEKLHLHPSSCHAWIIGEHGDSSVPVWSGVNVAGVSLQGLNPQMGAEGDSENWKDVHKMVVDGAYEVIKLKGYTSWAIGMSVADLVESITKNLHKVHPVSTLVQGMHGVKDEVFLSVPCVLGNSGLTDVIHMTLKADEEKQVQKSAETLWGVQKELTL; this is encoded by the exons ATGTCCACCAAGGAGAAGCTGATCAGCCATGTGATGAAGGAGGAGCCTGTTGGCAGCAGGAACAAGGTGACGGTGGTCGGTGTCGGCATGGTGGGCATGGCCTCCGCCATCAGCGTACTGCTCAAG GACCTGTGTGATGAGCTGGCCCTGGTTGATGTGATGGAGGACAAGTTGAAGGGTGAGGTAATGGACCTGCAGCATGGATCCCTCTTCCTGAAGACACACAAAATTGTGGCCGACAAAG ACTACAGTGTGACAGCCAATTCCAAAGTGGTGGTGGTGACAGCTGGAGCCCGCCAGCAGGAGGGCGAGAGCCGTCTGAACCTGGTCCAGCGTAATGTCAACATCTTCAAGTTCATCATCCCAAACATTGTCAAGTACAGCCCCAACTGCATCCTGTTGGTAGTATCCAACCCAG TGGACATTCTGACCTATGTGGCCTGGAAGCTGAGCGGTTTCCCTCGTCACCGCGTCATTGGCTCCGGCACCAACCTGGACTCTGCCCGTTTCCGCCACCTCATGGGAGAGAAACTCCATCTCCACCCTTCAAGCTGCCATGCCTGGATCATTGGAGAGCATGGAGACTCCAGTG TGCCTGTGTGGAGCGGTGTGAACGTTGCTGGAGTTTCCCTGCAGGGCCTCAACCCACAGATGGGTGCTGAAGGCGACAGTGAGAACTGGAAGGATGTGCATAAGATGGTGGTCGATGG AGCCTATGAGGTCATCAAGCTGAAGGGCTACACCTCCTGGGCCATCGGCATGTCTGTGGCTGACCTGGTGGAAAGCATCACAAAGAACCTCCACAAAGTGCACCCAGTGTCCACATTGGTCCAG GGCATGCATGGAGTGAAGGATGAGGTGTTCCTGAGCGTCCCCTGTGTCTTGGGCAACAGCGGCCTGACAGATGTGATTCACATGACGCTGAAGGCAGATGAGGAGAAGCAGGTGCAAAAGAGCGCTGAGACCCTGTGGGGCGTACAGAAGGAGCTCACCCTGTGA